The sequence below is a genomic window from Leptolyngbya sp. SIO1E4.
ACCGTGTTCAGGGCAACGGCTAAAAAGCGCACTAGATAGGCAAAAACCAGGGCGACGGCGGTGCCGCTGAGCAGTAGCCCCGTAGACACGCCAAAGAGATTTTCAGCCCAGGTGGCGATCGCATTATCTAGCCGGCCCACCGGCATCATAATGCCCACCGCAATCACCGCACCGGGGATGGCATAGCCCAGGGACGACACCTGCACCCCCAGCCGCACCCCTTTGCTTGGCTGCAAGCGGGCTCCGTAGGCCAGAATCAGGGCCAACAAAATCCCCAATAACGCGCTAACCCCTGCCAAAATCAGGCTTTTGCTAGCCAGCTCAAAAAACTCTGCATTCAGCGTTTCACTGAGATTAAATATCGTCATCCACAGCAGCAGCCCGGCAGGCACCAATAGCCCCAAAATGATAGGAACGGCACAGGTCGCGATCGCCCCAATCGCCCGTGGCCCCTGTAACACATAGGTCGAGAGGCTTTGCTGCTGCCCCGCCGTTTGGTAATAGCGAGCCTGCCGTCGAGATAGACGCTCTAGGGTAATCAGTACTGCAATAAACAGCAGCAATATGCTGGCTAACTGGGTGGCGGCCAGGCGTTCTCCCATGCCGAACCAGGTGCGATAGATGCCGGTGGTAAAGGTCGGTACGCTGAAATACTCAACCGTGCCAAAGTCGTTTAAGGTTTCCATCAGGGCCAGGGCTGTGCCAGCGGCGATCGCCGGACGGGCTAGGGGCAGAGCCACGGTGAAAAAACTGCGCCAGGGGTTACATCCCAATGCTCGGCTCGCTTCCAGGGTGCAGAGAGACTGCTCTAAAAACGCGACTCGCGCCAGCATGTAGACATAGGGATACAGCACCAGGCTAAAGAGCACGATCGCCCCCCCGAGCGATCTCACATCTGGAAACCAATAGTCCGTCGCGCTTTGCCAGCCAAACCAGGTTCTTAGGGTGGTTTGCACCGGGCCAAAATATTCTAAAAAATCGGTATAGGTGTAGGCCAGCAAATAAGACGGGGCTGCCAGGGGCAACAGCAAGGCCCACTCGTATACCTGCCGTCCTTTAAACTCACACATCGTTACCAGCCAGGCTGTGCTCACCCCCAGCGCCAACACGCCAATGCCCACCCCCACCATTAACCCCAGGGAGTTCAGCACATAGCTAGGAAGAACGGTCTCAGCCAGATGGCCAAAAACTTCCCCTGCGGCATCTTCTCCGATGTGGCTGAAGGCACCCAGCAGCACCGCAATGATTGGTGCGGCTATCATCAGCGCGATCGCCAACACTGCAATTGTCCATCCCGAAAAGGAGACGGCCCAGAGCCGCCGACTGGGTCGAAGCCGTTTTAACTGCGCTAGCGCCATGGAGCCTAATTCCTTTACCCTGCCTGATGGTTAGAACTGGTTTGAGCGTTTAGGGCTTGCAGCTCATTCAGGGTTAATACCTGGTCACTCATGACGTACACGGCTGAGCCATCGATATCTGAAAACACAATTAGGTATTGAGGCGAACTCGCGCTCCCAGGCACGGTCAACTCGTAGACCCAGCGCCCGGTATCGTCTAAATCGTCTCGGAGTTTAACCCCATACCCGTTGACTTCAAGATCCGCGATCAGCGATCGCGCCACGTTGCGATAGCTTCCTTCACCGCTGACTCGACGGCATTCTGCCAGGCCAAAGCAGCCCCCCACGGCATTCGCATGATGGGGAAACTCATCGCCATAGGTAGCTAAAGGCCCCACCGGTGCAGGAGGATCTGGGTCGCTGTAGCTAGGCGTCGTTGCGTCATCGACGGGCGCATCATCTGAGGGCACCGAGGGGTCAATCTCTGGCTCGGTCGGTGCTGCTGTCTCCTCAGGCAGAGAGGGTTCGGGGGGGATCGCAGCGGGCTCTGGTGCGGGAATGGCCGCTGCTGGGCTTACAGTCTCTGGACGAACGTCGCTAGGGGGGAGCGTTTCAGGTAAGTCAGGCACCGCTGCCGCAGGGGCCTCCTGTTCTGGCAAAATGACGACGGCAATATCTTCAGGCTGAGGTAAGGGAGACTCTGAGGGCGTTTCGGGTTGCGACAGCTGAGGTACCGGAATTTTCAGAATCAATCCGTGAGACACTAACGACAACATCAGCAAAGCGCCCGGAATATAGACCCTGCCCTTTAACCCTTTTGGTCGCTTCAGATGAGTCAACCTAACCTTCTCCCGTCAGTGCCCTACGACACCCTATTGCAAGTGAGCTGCAGGAATGTGTACAACAGCCCCATTGAAGGATAGCACGCTTAATGGCATCAGGTTGCAATTAGAAGAACGATGAATTCCTGAAAGGGCCCCGAACGCTACCTCAGGGTATTGCACTTACCAGAACTCGGTTTTCTAAACGAACCCAAAAAGATTGTCAAGATTTTCGGAAAGAATTCTAGTAGCTTTAGACTATGAAAGCATTCTTTGAATCTGTGCCCATGACAACAAATCGCATTTGGAAAAGGTGTATTGGGGGTGCGATCGCCGTGATGAGTATCGCGATCGCCAGCTGCGCCTCGCCCCAAGCTGACTCGTCGGAGGACGCGATCGCCAAAGCGATTGCTGGAGAATGCCTGGACTGTGAGTTGGCCGGGGCCGATTTGACGGGGCAAAGCCTCAAAGCGGCGAAGCTCAATCGCTCTAATTTAAGTGGGGCTCAGCTATCTGGAGCGGATTTGAGTGGGGCATTCCTCGACAGCGCTGATTTGCAAGGGGCCAACCTCTCCGATGCCATTCTGACTAAAGCTGCCCTCACCGCCGCCAATCTGGAAGGGGCTAATCTGACAGGGGCCGACCTGAGTGAGGCCTATCTGCGGGGCGCGAACCTTACGGGCACTGACCTGAGCAATGCCAACCTGACCGGCGCCAATTTAACCAATACCGACCTTGCAACCACCATTCTGGATGGGGCTACGTTAGAGGGCGCTTCGCTGCCCGATGGGTTTGCAGTGCCTGAGTAATCCCATAATCTCTCAATCATCGACTACAGATGAAACCCCCACAGACTCTGCTGCACGGAAACTCTATAGCAAAAGGCAGAAAGCAGAAGGCAGAAGTCAAAATCTTGCTGCATAAGGATTTCAGGAAATCCGACTGTCCTAACCAGCCCTTCAGGTGCAGTACAACTCAAAACTCAAAACTGAGAACCGGCATAATGCCAATTCTCCAAAGCAGCGCTACAGGGGCAAGGGCAGCATTCTTAGGCGATCGCGGACGAGATCATCGTCAAGCGTCCGGCCTCGGCGTCAATTTCCACCTCTGCCCCTAACGGC
It includes:
- a CDS encoding iron ABC transporter permease: MALAQLKRLRPSRRLWAVSFSGWTIAVLAIALMIAAPIIAVLLGAFSHIGEDAAGEVFGHLAETVLPSYVLNSLGLMVGVGIGVLALGVSTAWLVTMCEFKGRQVYEWALLLPLAAPSYLLAYTYTDFLEYFGPVQTTLRTWFGWQSATDYWFPDVRSLGGAIVLFSLVLYPYVYMLARVAFLEQSLCTLEASRALGCNPWRSFFTVALPLARPAIAAGTALALMETLNDFGTVEYFSVPTFTTGIYRTWFGMGERLAATQLASILLLFIAVLITLERLSRRQARYYQTAGQQQSLSTYVLQGPRAIGAIATCAVPIILGLLVPAGLLLWMTIFNLSETLNAEFFELASKSLILAGVSALLGILLALILAYGARLQPSKGVRLGVQVSSLGYAIPGAVIAVGIMMPVGRLDNAIATWAENLFGVSTGLLLSGTAVALVFAYLVRFLAVALNTVESGLTKIRPTLDDASRCLGNPPIKTLTKVHAPLLSGSLLTAAVLVFVDVMKELPATMVIRPFNFDTLAVRVYQYASDERLVEAAAPALAIVVVGLLPVVLLSYRITQTRQRRQSDLL
- a CDS encoding pentapeptide repeat-containing protein, which translates into the protein MKAFFESVPMTTNRIWKRCIGGAIAVMSIAIASCASPQADSSEDAIAKAIAGECLDCELAGADLTGQSLKAAKLNRSNLSGAQLSGADLSGAFLDSADLQGANLSDAILTKAALTAANLEGANLTGADLSEAYLRGANLTGTDLSNANLTGANLTNTDLATTILDGATLEGASLPDGFAVPE